In Halorientalis sp. LT38, a genomic segment contains:
- a CDS encoding helix-turn-helix domain-containing protein, translating into MRYVEMVLRPDREGFHPAEQAIVDDPALQRVAIHHLNQLDDGTIVFLYEARGDPERAQALLAEHDDVIDFSVSRDEANLHAYIHFEPNELVDALFRTMQEYSIVVDTPVECLPDGGLRITGMGDQETITEALAVVPDSIDVELEAMREYHPDDRQLFSLLTDRQQEILLTAAELGYYDVPRDATYEDIAAELDLAPVTVGEHLRKIESSVLTEILPG; encoded by the coding sequence ATGCGGTACGTGGAGATGGTGTTGCGGCCCGACCGGGAGGGGTTCCACCCCGCCGAGCAGGCGATCGTGGACGACCCGGCGCTCCAGCGGGTCGCGATCCACCACCTCAACCAGCTCGACGACGGGACCATCGTCTTCCTCTACGAGGCCCGCGGGGACCCCGAGCGGGCGCAGGCGCTGCTCGCCGAGCACGACGACGTGATCGACTTCAGCGTCTCCCGCGACGAGGCGAACCTCCACGCCTACATCCACTTCGAGCCGAACGAGCTGGTCGACGCCCTCTTCCGGACCATGCAGGAGTACAGCATCGTGGTCGATACCCCTGTGGAGTGCCTCCCCGACGGCGGCCTCCGGATCACCGGCATGGGCGATCAGGAGACGATCACCGAGGCGCTCGCCGTCGTCCCCGACAGCATCGACGTGGAACTGGAGGCGATGCGGGAGTACCACCCCGACGACCGCCAGCTGTTCTCGCTGCTCACCGACCGCCAGCAGGAGATCCTCCTCACGGCGGCCGAACTGGGGTACTACGACGTGCCCCGCGACGCGACGTACGAGGACATCGCCGCCGAACTGGATCTCGCTCCCGTTACCGTGGGCGAACATCTGCGGAAGATCGAGTCCAGCGTGCTCACGGAAATTCTGCCGGGGTAA
- a CDS encoding ribonucleoside-diphosphate reductase — protein sequence MTQVEDDSREMRLDPDSFAQGYFKNAVYRHWDPYEIEGLEADKRKMIDYEPTEAEFDELRTAIARFGAGEEAVTEDLMPLAMVLEDINDQMFLSSQIYEEAKHTQFFDRHWREVINPVAEELGYEVTNPTDQRYFNDDYVALFDKTEAAMERLLTDDTPENRVRAYCHYHLVVESVLAQTGYYGFQSAFSEQGSDEVTDEDFPNSEGLVEGIAKVRSDEGRHVGFGMNKVRGYVQSGEVSEDVVQETLQSLMPHVAGTFSDLTESLNPGPLVAYSRDKLTRRIEIITDADAEVPGVHELVDMDESATAAD from the coding sequence ATGACACAGGTAGAGGACGACAGCCGCGAGATGCGGCTCGATCCGGACTCGTTCGCCCAGGGCTATTTCAAAAACGCCGTCTACCGCCACTGGGATCCCTACGAGATCGAGGGGCTGGAGGCCGACAAGCGGAAGATGATCGACTACGAGCCGACCGAGGCCGAGTTCGACGAACTCCGGACCGCCATCGCCCGCTTCGGCGCGGGCGAGGAGGCCGTCACGGAGGATCTGATGCCGCTGGCGATGGTGCTCGAGGACATCAACGACCAGATGTTCCTCTCCAGCCAGATCTACGAGGAGGCCAAACACACGCAGTTCTTCGACCGCCACTGGCGGGAGGTCATCAACCCGGTCGCCGAGGAACTGGGCTACGAGGTCACGAACCCGACCGACCAGCGCTACTTCAACGACGACTACGTCGCGCTGTTCGACAAGACCGAGGCGGCCATGGAACGACTGCTGACCGACGACACGCCCGAGAACCGCGTCCGGGCGTACTGTCACTACCACCTCGTCGTCGAGTCGGTGCTGGCCCAGACCGGGTACTACGGCTTCCAGTCGGCCTTCTCCGAGCAGGGTTCGGACGAGGTCACCGACGAGGACTTCCCCAACTCCGAGGGGCTCGTCGAGGGCATCGCCAAGGTCCGCTCCGACGAGGGTCGCCACGTCGGCTTCGGGATGAACAAGGTCCGTGGCTACGTGCAGTCCGGCGAGGTCAGCGAGGACGTGGTGCAGGAGACGCTCCAGAGCCTGATGCCCCACGTCGCGGGCACCTTCAGCGATCTGACCGAGAGCCTGAACCCCGGGCCGCTCGTGGCTTACTCCCGCGACAAACTGACTCGGCGGATCGAGATCATCACCGACGCCGACGCCGAAGTGCCGGGCGTCCACGAACTCGTCGACATGGACGAGAGCGCGACCGCCGCCGACTGA
- a CDS encoding undecaprenyl-diphosphate phosphatase, whose amino-acid sequence MDEQVVAVIVGLVQGVLEWLPVSSEGTVALVLTLLGSADPEAAVGYALFLHAGTAMAATVYYRGEIDGVLRTLPDLSLRDPFATETADLAFLIVATLSSMLVGGIAYLALETLVSELAGGAFVALIGGLLIVTGVVQRVAENRGGDGEGEPRSPDLFDGVAVGVLQGLAILPGVSRSGTTVSALLLRGHEGVDSLRLSFLLAIPASLGAGLLSFDGLGISATAAVTALAVSAVVGYLTVGALVALVRRVAFWAVCVGFGGLAVVGGVALLV is encoded by the coding sequence ATGGACGAGCAGGTCGTCGCCGTGATCGTCGGGCTGGTACAGGGCGTGCTGGAGTGGTTGCCAGTCTCCAGCGAGGGGACCGTCGCGCTCGTGTTGACGCTCCTGGGCAGCGCCGACCCCGAGGCCGCGGTCGGGTACGCCCTGTTCCTCCACGCCGGGACGGCCATGGCGGCGACGGTCTACTACCGCGGCGAGATCGACGGCGTCCTCCGGACGCTCCCCGACCTCTCGCTGCGCGATCCGTTCGCCACCGAGACCGCGGACCTCGCCTTCCTGATCGTGGCGACGCTGTCCTCGATGCTCGTCGGCGGGATCGCCTACCTGGCACTGGAGACGCTCGTCTCGGAACTGGCCGGCGGCGCGTTCGTGGCGCTGATCGGCGGGTTGCTGATCGTCACGGGCGTCGTCCAGCGGGTCGCGGAGAACCGCGGCGGCGACGGCGAAGGAGAGCCCAGGTCGCCGGACCTGTTCGACGGGGTGGCGGTGGGCGTCCTCCAGGGGCTGGCGATCCTCCCCGGCGTCTCGCGGTCGGGGACGACCGTCAGCGCGCTCCTGCTACGGGGTCACGAGGGCGTGGACTCGCTCCGACTCTCCTTCCTGCTCGCCATTCCGGCGTCGCTCGGGGCGGGCCTGCTGAGCTTCGACGGACTCGGGATCTCGGCGACGGCCGCGGTGACGGCGCTCGCGGTCAGCGCCGTCGTCGGCTACCTCACCGTCGGCGCGCTGGTGGCGCTGGTCCGCCGCGTGGCCTTCTGGGCGGTCTGCGTCGGCTTCGGCGGCCTGGCGGTCGTCGGCGGCGTCGCACTGCTGGTCTGA
- a CDS encoding CheF family chemotaxis protein, translating into MSDGERKLLDAQGDFLYAVRGGEVQAGADWQSCRLVVTTKRLVLATSGNKQTVPLSKVSLVADPPEIEATEHVPSVTAIRVGSAVIFLTLADGDLSETLTQALLHDEVVLVKHPAVEGGVVSDAEWEKAKFRYVDERIEMALSEGRVAIDVDDVGTIDTTESTVRDSERTVVAVEHTEDDISVETHLTGTERHTQALSTLFASAVARNEGDAGELDDTESQVLMALYSGVSPFEMSDFVGIPPDEVEEIYQRLLEMGAVDEVRTRTEVALNARGRNLASDAMSEE; encoded by the coding sequence ATGAGCGACGGCGAACGGAAGCTGCTGGACGCGCAGGGCGACTTCCTCTACGCCGTCCGGGGCGGCGAGGTCCAGGCGGGGGCGGACTGGCAGAGCTGTCGGCTCGTGGTGACGACGAAGCGGCTCGTGCTGGCGACGAGCGGGAACAAGCAGACCGTCCCGCTGTCGAAGGTGTCGCTGGTCGCGGACCCGCCCGAGATCGAGGCGACCGAACACGTGCCGTCCGTTACCGCGATCAGGGTCGGCAGCGCCGTGATCTTCCTCACGCTGGCCGACGGCGACCTGTCGGAGACGCTCACGCAGGCGCTGCTCCACGACGAGGTCGTCCTCGTCAAACACCCCGCGGTCGAGGGCGGCGTCGTCTCGGACGCCGAGTGGGAGAAGGCGAAGTTCCGGTACGTCGACGAGCGCATCGAGATGGCGCTCTCGGAGGGGCGAGTCGCGATCGACGTCGACGACGTGGGGACGATCGACACGACGGAGTCGACGGTCCGGGACAGCGAGCGCACGGTGGTCGCCGTCGAACACACAGAAGACGACATCAGCGTCGAGACCCACCTCACGGGGACAGAACGGCACACGCAGGCGCTCTCGACGCTGTTCGCGAGCGCCGTCGCGCGCAACGAGGGGGACGCGGGCGAACTCGACGACACGGAGAGCCAGGTCCTGATGGCCCTCTATTCGGGCGTCTCGCCGTTCGAGATGTCCGACTTCGTCGGCATCCCGCCGGACGAGGTCGAGGAGATCTACCAGCGCCTGCTGGAGATGGGGGCCGTCGACGAGGTGCGCACCCGGACGGAAGTGGCGCTGAACGCGCGTGGCAGAAATCTGGCGAGCGACGCCATGAGTGAAGAGTAG
- the glmU gene encoding bifunctional sugar-1-phosphate nucleotidylyltransferase/acetyltransferase translates to MSVSTAVVLAAGEGTRLRPLTRNRPKPMLPAADRPILEHVFDALVDAGMDQLVCVVGYKHDRVQDHFGPSYRDVPVQYVRQHKQLGSGHALLQARAAVDGPPLVVNGDRLIEASMVEAVAEGFSRNDPAAALAVMEHPDANQYGAVVLRNDELTEIVEKPTTDDYRLINAGIYAFDATIFDEIADTPRSAGELGLTDTIARLAENDRVHGVRCEGMWVDATYPWDLLTVAREVLARGRVDVAERSEGVWVHDDARVHEDATLRAPVVVGADSEIAPGAVVGPDAALGYNVTVGANATVERTVLDADARVDAGSVLVDTVTGQDVDLGAGSIVPGGRADVRVGNEVFEDQRLGAVLADRVTAEGDVSVAPGTLVGPSAHIHTGAHVQGRVPDGAEVVR, encoded by the coding sequence ATGAGCGTCAGCACGGCGGTCGTTCTCGCTGCGGGGGAGGGGACTCGGTTGCGTCCGCTGACGCGCAACCGCCCGAAGCCGATGCTCCCCGCCGCCGACCGCCCGATCCTCGAACACGTATTCGACGCCCTGGTCGACGCCGGCATGGACCAGCTGGTCTGCGTCGTCGGCTACAAGCACGACCGGGTGCAGGACCACTTCGGCCCGAGTTACCGGGACGTTCCGGTGCAGTACGTCCGCCAGCACAAGCAACTGGGCAGCGGGCACGCCCTCCTGCAGGCCCGTGCGGCCGTCGACGGCCCGCCGCTGGTCGTCAACGGCGACCGGCTCATCGAGGCCTCGATGGTCGAGGCCGTCGCCGAGGGCTTTTCCCGCAACGACCCCGCCGCCGCCCTCGCCGTCATGGAACACCCCGACGCGAACCAGTACGGGGCGGTCGTCCTCCGCAACGACGAACTCACGGAGATCGTCGAGAAGCCCACGACGGACGACTACCGGCTGATCAACGCCGGGATCTACGCCTTCGACGCGACGATCTTCGACGAGATCGCGGACACGCCCCGCTCGGCCGGCGAACTCGGGCTGACCGACACCATCGCCCGCCTCGCCGAGAACGACCGCGTCCACGGCGTCCGCTGTGAGGGGATGTGGGTCGACGCCACCTATCCCTGGGACCTGCTGACGGTCGCCCGCGAGGTACTCGCCCGCGGCCGGGTCGACGTCGCCGAGCGCTCGGAGGGCGTCTGGGTCCACGACGACGCTCGCGTCCACGAGGACGCGACGCTACGCGCGCCGGTCGTCGTCGGCGCGGACTCTGAGATCGCACCAGGCGCCGTCGTCGGGCCCGACGCCGCGCTGGGATACAACGTCACCGTCGGCGCGAACGCGACCGTCGAGCGCACAGTGTTAGACGCCGACGCCCGGGTCGACGCCGGGAGCGTCCTCGTCGACACCGTGACCGGTCAGGACGTCGACCTCGGCGCCGGGAGCATCGTCCCCGGCGGCCGCGCGGACGTGCGGGTCGGCAACGAGGTCTTCGAGGACCAGCGCCTGGGCGCGGTGCTCGCCGACCGCGTCACCGCAGAGGGGGACGTGAGCGTCGCCCCCGGGACGCTGGTGGGCCCCTCCGCGCACATTCACACGGGCGCCCACGTCCAGGGCCGCGTCCCCGACGGCGCGGAGGTGGTGCGCTGA
- the glmS gene encoding glutamine--fructose-6-phosphate transaminase (isomerizing) translates to MCGIIGCAGRDGETLDVLVHGLSKLEYRGYDSAGVALAGSDLGVCKTAGEIDELRAALEDQSLSGSVGIGHTRWSTHGPPTDENAHPHLDCNREIAVVHNGIIENYQELRDELSTAGHEFRSDTDTEVVPHLIEDELADGADPEDAVRSAIARLEGSYAVAVVLDGVDRIFVARNDSPLVLGVDDDAYYIASDVPAFRDHTDRVVYLADGEFAVVDADGYRVTTLSGDPVEKTEDTVDWDPEETGKSGYDHYMLKEIHEQPRALRQCLRGRVDELAGEVDLADLGDLSPRGIQLVACGTSYHAAVYAAQLFQQAGVPAQAFLASEYASATPPIGDALVVGVTQSGETADTLSALREARKRGARTLAVTNTVGSTAARECDHALYIRAGPEIGVAATKTFSSQIAALNLLALAITSVDDDREVISGMRDLPGAVQEILDTSTAAEIAEAYRDAESYFFIGRGLHYPVALEGALKMKEITYKHAEGFAAGELKHGPLALVTSETPVFAVVTGDDEQATKTVGNVKEVEARDAPVVAVTDGASDVERYADHVLEVPDTHRRVAAVVANVQLQLVAYHTANRLGRSIDKPRNLAKSVTVE, encoded by the coding sequence ATGTGCGGGATCATCGGCTGCGCCGGCCGCGACGGCGAGACGCTGGACGTGCTGGTCCACGGCCTCTCGAAGCTGGAGTACCGCGGCTACGACTCCGCGGGCGTCGCACTGGCCGGCAGCGACCTCGGCGTCTGCAAGACCGCCGGCGAGATCGACGAACTCCGGGCGGCGCTCGAGGACCAGTCCCTCTCCGGATCAGTGGGGATCGGCCACACCCGCTGGAGCACGCACGGGCCGCCGACCGACGAAAACGCCCACCCGCATCTCGACTGCAATCGCGAGATCGCGGTCGTCCACAACGGCATCATCGAGAACTACCAGGAGCTCAGAGACGAGCTCTCGACGGCCGGCCACGAGTTCCGCAGCGACACCGACACCGAGGTCGTCCCGCACCTGATCGAGGACGAACTCGCCGACGGCGCCGACCCCGAGGACGCCGTCCGGTCGGCCATCGCCCGCCTGGAAGGGAGCTACGCCGTCGCCGTCGTCCTCGACGGCGTCGACCGGATCTTCGTCGCGCGCAACGACTCGCCGCTGGTCCTCGGCGTGGACGACGACGCCTACTACATCGCCAGCGACGTGCCGGCCTTCCGCGACCACACAGACAGAGTGGTCTACCTCGCGGACGGCGAGTTCGCGGTCGTCGACGCCGACGGCTACCGGGTGACCACGCTCTCCGGCGACCCCGTCGAGAAGACGGAGGACACCGTCGACTGGGACCCCGAGGAGACGGGCAAGAGCGGCTACGACCACTACATGCTCAAGGAGATCCACGAGCAGCCCCGGGCGCTCCGGCAGTGTCTCCGGGGCCGGGTGGACGAACTCGCCGGCGAGGTCGACCTCGCGGACCTGGGCGACCTCTCGCCGCGGGGCATCCAGCTGGTCGCCTGCGGGACGAGCTACCACGCCGCGGTCTACGCCGCCCAGTTGTTCCAGCAGGCCGGCGTCCCCGCGCAGGCGTTCCTGGCCAGCGAGTACGCCTCCGCCACGCCGCCGATCGGCGACGCCCTCGTCGTCGGCGTCACCCAGAGCGGGGAGACCGCCGACACGCTGAGCGCGCTGCGGGAGGCCCGCAAGCGCGGCGCACGCACCCTCGCGGTGACGAACACGGTCGGCTCGACGGCCGCCCGCGAGTGCGACCACGCGCTGTACATCCGGGCCGGCCCGGAGATCGGCGTCGCCGCGACCAAGACCTTCTCCAGCCAGATCGCGGCCCTCAATCTGCTCGCGCTGGCGATCACGAGCGTCGACGACGACCGCGAGGTCATCAGCGGGATGCGCGACCTGCCCGGGGCCGTCCAGGAGATCCTCGACACCTCCACCGCCGCCGAGATCGCCGAGGCCTACCGCGACGCCGAGTCCTATTTCTTCATCGGCCGCGGCCTCCACTACCCCGTCGCGCTCGAGGGCGCGCTGAAGATGAAGGAGATCACCTACAAACACGCCGAGGGGTTCGCCGCCGGGGAGCTCAAACACGGGCCGCTCGCGCTCGTGACCAGCGAGACGCCCGTCTTCGCCGTCGTCACCGGCGACGACGAGCAGGCGACCAAGACCGTCGGCAACGTCAAGGAAGTCGAGGCCCGCGACGCGCCGGTGGTGGCGGTCACCGACGGCGCGAGCGACGTCGAGCGCTACGCCGACCACGTCCTCGAGGTGCCCGACACCCACCGCCGGGTGGCGGCCGTCGTCGCCAACGTACAGCTCCAGCTGGTGGCCTACCACACGGCGAACCGGCTCGGCCGCTCCATCGACAAGCCCCGCAACCTCGCGAAGAGCGTCACCGTCGAGTAA
- a CDS encoding DUF4330 domain-containing protein, which translates to MTLIDEEGRLFGRVNVVDALVVLVVLAVVAAGIALVTGGSEPPSSGTDTDAEPETRYATVALGPQPTWLASAVQTGENVSLGGADGTATVTDVHLTGAPDGQVGVFARVEYVAGTPALRTGATVPMAGDGYRAEGQVRAVEANRSTLRTESTAVVVTTTLDPTAAAAVEAGDRYTVGNHTLATVESVTSRPARRNGERRLRMSLTLRTLTVDGEPHFADRGLRVGSRIPFHTSDVADLNGTVEQVGSLDPAGEPAPVTMTLSWENVRPEVADAIAAGQVETHRGATARVTDVSTEPATFVRSNEAGELFVREHPRNLDVTLTVRATARRHGSELRFHGRPLTDGETVALEFDSITLRGTVLDVETDA; encoded by the coding sequence ATGACGTTGATCGACGAGGAGGGGCGGTTGTTCGGACGCGTCAACGTCGTCGACGCGCTCGTCGTGCTGGTCGTGCTGGCGGTGGTCGCGGCCGGAATCGCGCTGGTGACCGGGGGCAGCGAACCCCCGAGCTCCGGAACGGACACCGACGCCGAACCCGAGACCCGCTACGCGACGGTCGCGCTCGGCCCACAGCCGACCTGGCTCGCGTCGGCAGTTCAGACCGGGGAGAACGTCTCCCTCGGCGGGGCCGACGGGACGGCGACGGTGACCGACGTCCACCTCACGGGCGCACCCGACGGGCAGGTCGGTGTCTTCGCCCGCGTCGAGTACGTGGCGGGGACGCCAGCCCTCCGGACCGGTGCGACGGTCCCGATGGCCGGCGACGGCTACCGTGCCGAGGGCCAGGTCCGAGCCGTCGAGGCCAACCGGTCGACGCTCCGGACCGAATCGACGGCGGTCGTGGTCACAACGACGCTCGATCCGACAGCGGCCGCCGCGGTCGAAGCCGGCGACCGGTACACCGTTGGCAACCACACGCTGGCGACGGTCGAGTCCGTCACGTCGCGGCCCGCCCGTCGGAACGGCGAGCGTCGGCTCCGCATGTCCCTCACGCTTCGGACGCTGACGGTCGACGGGGAGCCACACTTCGCCGACCGGGGGCTCCGCGTCGGGTCTCGGATCCCGTTCCACACGAGCGACGTGGCCGACCTGAACGGGACGGTAGAACAGGTGGGCTCGCTCGACCCCGCCGGCGAGCCTGCGCCCGTCACGATGACCCTCTCCTGGGAGAACGTCCGCCCGGAAGTCGCGGACGCGATCGCGGCCGGACAGGTCGAGACGCACCGCGGCGCCACGGCCCGGGTCACCGACGTCTCCACCGAACCCGCGACGTTCGTCCGGTCGAACGAGGCGGGCGAGCTCTTCGTCCGGGAACACCCGCGCAACCTCGACGTGACGCTGACGGTCCGGGCGACCGCCAGACGTCACGGCTCCGAACTCCGCTTCCACGGCCGGCCACTCACCGACGGCGAGACCGTCGCACTGGAGTTCGACAGCATTACGCTTCGCGGGACCGTCCTCGACGTCGAGACCGATGCCTGA
- a CDS encoding NAD-dependent epimerase/dehydratase family protein, with amino-acid sequence MTILVTGGDGYVGWPTALRIATRTDERVLAVDSFERRDWVEEVGSTSAVPVAWMDERLAAAREVHDVDNLSFVQGDLVEKEFVDELLTVHEPNVVVHAAAQPSAPYSQINGERANYTQHNNMQATRNLLWGLEEHDLTDTHFVETTTTGVYGAPEFPIPEGGAVMENQGERDEVPFPAMAGSWYHLTKSHDAANLRLANKQFGIPVSDVRTAIVYGTETDETRSDDRLKTRFDFDYYFGTVGHRFCAQAVAGYPVTVYGKGEQRKPFISLEDTVEGLAQLALADPDDRPEDLTVYNQVTRAISIVEIAETIADVGSEFDLDVAVEHFENPRDEDETHKMEIENGNYEALIGEQAQDFEGGVRDIFETLTRYTDTIEAHEDRFLPGVLEE; translated from the coding sequence ATGACGATCCTCGTGACCGGCGGTGACGGCTACGTCGGGTGGCCGACCGCTCTGCGAATCGCGACGCGCACGGACGAACGGGTGCTGGCAGTGGACAGTTTCGAGCGCCGGGACTGGGTCGAGGAGGTCGGCTCCACGAGCGCCGTGCCGGTGGCCTGGATGGACGAGCGCCTCGCCGCGGCCCGGGAGGTCCACGACGTCGACAACCTCTCTTTCGTCCAGGGCGACCTCGTCGAGAAGGAGTTCGTCGACGAACTGCTGACCGTCCACGAACCGAACGTCGTGGTCCACGCCGCGGCCCAGCCCTCCGCGCCGTACTCCCAGATCAACGGCGAGCGGGCCAACTACACCCAGCACAACAACATGCAGGCCACGCGGAACCTGCTGTGGGGGCTCGAGGAACACGACCTCACCGACACCCACTTCGTCGAGACGACGACGACGGGCGTCTACGGCGCACCTGAGTTCCCCATCCCCGAGGGCGGCGCGGTCATGGAGAACCAGGGCGAGCGCGACGAGGTTCCCTTCCCGGCGATGGCGGGTTCCTGGTACCACCTCACCAAGAGCCACGACGCGGCGAACCTGCGGCTGGCGAACAAGCAGTTCGGGATTCCGGTCTCCGACGTCCGGACGGCCATCGTCTACGGCACCGAGACCGACGAGACCCGGTCCGACGACCGGCTGAAGACCCGCTTCGACTTCGACTACTACTTCGGCACCGTCGGCCACCGCTTCTGCGCGCAGGCCGTCGCGGGCTACCCCGTCACGGTCTACGGCAAGGGCGAACAGCGCAAGCCCTTCATCAGTCTGGAGGACACGGTCGAGGGGCTGGCGCAGCTGGCGCTGGCCGACCCCGACGACCGGCCCGAGGACCTGACCGTCTACAACCAGGTCACCCGCGCAATCAGCATCGTCGAGATCGCCGAGACCATCGCCGACGTGGGCAGCGAGTTCGACCTCGACGTGGCCGTCGAGCACTTCGAGAACCCCCGCGACGAGGACGAGACCCACAAGATGGAGATCGAGAACGGAAACTACGAGGCGCTCATCGGCGAGCAGGCCCAGGACTTCGAGGGCGGCGTCCGCGACATCTTCGAGACGCTGACCCGCTACACCGACACGATCGAGGCCCACGAGGACCGCTTCCTCCCGGGCGTCCTGGAGGAGTAG
- a CDS encoding NAD-dependent epimerase/dehydratase family protein produces the protein MDVLVTGGCGYIGSALLPQLRADDAVDRVVVLDSLSNGSPRALLGTLGNGDRADVDFKRGDVREYGDVENAARGVDTVIHLAAITGAASTHDRREETLAVNYDGTENVLKAAGKLGVENVVSASSCNIYGRAMSRDIDESVEPDPINPYAEAKYEAESLLAEYCENHDMRGTALRMSTNYGYSPGIRFNLVVNHFVFRALTGRSLTVYGDGSNWRPFIHVEDAAAAYKHAACNPDDWEKEVYNVGTNESNFRISEIADLVRDEVGPVDVTYLEDEHPGPSYHVNFDRLGETGFEPEWSIREGVRDLADRFTGEE, from the coding sequence ATGGACGTCCTGGTCACCGGCGGCTGCGGGTACATCGGCAGCGCCCTCCTCCCGCAGTTGCGGGCCGACGACGCCGTCGACCGGGTCGTCGTCCTCGACTCGCTGTCGAACGGTTCCCCGCGCGCGCTGCTGGGGACCCTCGGGAACGGCGACCGCGCCGACGTCGACTTCAAACGCGGCGACGTCCGCGAGTACGGCGACGTGGAGAACGCCGCCCGCGGCGTCGATACGGTGATCCACCTCGCAGCCATCACCGGCGCGGCCAGCACGCACGACCGGCGCGAGGAGACCCTGGCGGTCAACTACGACGGCACCGAGAACGTCCTGAAGGCCGCGGGGAAACTGGGCGTCGAGAACGTGGTTTCGGCCTCCTCCTGTAACATCTACGGCCGGGCGATGAGCCGGGACATCGACGAGTCGGTCGAACCCGACCCGATCAACCCCTACGCCGAGGCCAAGTACGAGGCCGAGTCCCTCCTCGCGGAGTACTGCGAGAACCACGACATGCGCGGGACCGCCCTCCGGATGAGCACGAACTACGGCTACTCGCCGGGGATCCGGTTCAACCTCGTCGTGAACCACTTCGTCTTCCGCGCGCTCACCGGCCGGTCGCTGACCGTCTACGGCGACGGATCGAACTGGCGCCCGTTCATCCACGTCGAGGACGCCGCCGCGGCGTACAAACACGCCGCCTGCAACCCCGACGACTGGGAGAAGGAGGTGTACAACGTCGGCACCAACGAGAGCAACTTCCGCATCTCGGAGATCGCCGACCTCGTCCGTGACGAAGTGGGCCCCGTCGACGTGACCTACCTGGAGGACGAACACCCCGGCCCCTCCTACCACGTCAACTTCGATAGACTGGGCGAGACCGGGTTCGAGCCCGAGTGGTCGATCCGTGAGGGCGTGCGGGATCTGGCCGATCGGTTCACCGGCGAGGAGTGA
- the hpt gene encoding hypoxanthine/guanine phosphoribosyltransferase — MDRLLASLHEAPIVDKDGYEYLVHPISNGVPMLDPALLREVVVEVMQRADLDVDKIVAPEAMGIHLATALSLQTDIPLVVIRKRAYGLPDEVALHKSTGYSESEMYINDIEPDDRVLIVDDLLSTGGTLAAICNALDGIGAEITDIVVVMRKVGDSAMDDVDHEVESLVDITVADGEVTIH, encoded by the coding sequence ATGGACCGACTTCTCGCGTCGCTGCACGAGGCCCCCATCGTCGACAAGGACGGCTACGAGTACCTCGTCCACCCGATCAGCAACGGGGTGCCGATGCTCGATCCGGCGCTCCTCCGGGAGGTGGTCGTCGAGGTCATGCAGCGGGCCGACCTGGACGTGGACAAGATCGTCGCCCCCGAGGCCATGGGCATCCACCTGGCGACCGCCCTCTCCCTGCAGACGGACATCCCGCTGGTCGTCATCCGCAAGCGGGCCTACGGCCTGCCAGACGAGGTGGCGCTGCACAAGTCGACGGGCTACTCCGAGTCGGAGATGTACATCAACGACATCGAACCCGACGACCGCGTGCTGATCGTCGACGACCTGCTGTCGACCGGGGGGACGCTCGCGGCCATCTGCAACGCCCTCGACGGCATCGGCGCTGAGATCACGGACATCGTCGTCGTCATGCGCAAGGTCGGCGACTCCGCGATGGACGACGTCGACCACGAGGTCGAGAGCCTCGTCGACATCACCGTCGCCGATGGCGAGGTCACGATTCACTGA